The Punica granatum isolate Tunisia-2019 chromosome 4, ASM765513v2, whole genome shotgun sequence genome has a window encoding:
- the LOC116204319 gene encoding aspartic proteinase CDR1-like produces MARTLFCLLNIVAKLCFFIHHAIARNTGFTIDLIRRDSPNSPFYDPKNTLIPERSRRHPHLGPNGDHFIIKAPSLNVKIPQSHIFPNNGQYVMKLGLGSPPVDIYALADTGSDLFWTQCLPCDSCYQQKNPKYDPRASATYKDIQCQSQQCHLLDTVFCSARPAIPNLCNYTYGYASASLTQGFLATEKITLTSNTGQPVSIPNIVFGCGHNNTGGFNENEMGLIGLGKGPISFISQMGSAFGARRFSQCLVPFHTDPSISSKMSFGVGSEVKGPGVVSTPMVHLQDPTYYFATLYGISVGDKYLPFNSSGTVSKGNMFLDSGTPPTIVPTDFYNRLESEVRSQVKLTPIDDPQLRPQLCYGNDIQAQGPILTAHFDQNADLKLTQKSIFIEAKPGIFCFAMVPTNSSGGIYGNFVQTDYLIGFDIDKSVISFKQTVSFDEQSIESTCGCYARPLRQSPSAHEDPTESSQTKTSTPARTFPTSGTATMVDLTNNMIDHLRR; encoded by the exons ATGGCGCGCACCCTCTTCTGCCTGCTGAATATCGTTGCCAAGTTATGCTTCTTCATCCATCATGCAATTGCAAGGAATACGGGATTCACCATTGATCTAATCCGCCGAGACTCCCCTAATTCTCCGTTCTATGACCCGAAGAATACTCTGATTCCTGAGCGCTCAAGGCGGCACCCTCACCTAGGACCGAATGGAGATCACTTCATCATCAAGGCCCCGTCATTGAACGTAAAGATTCCTCAGTCTCATATATTTCCTAACAATGGACAGTACGTGATGAAGCTTGGCCTAGGTTCCCCTCCAGTCGATATATATGCCCTAGCGGACACGGGGAGTGACCTGTTCTGGACACAGTGCCTTCCCTGCGACAGTTGTTACCAGCAGAAGAATCCCAAATATGACCCTAGAGCATCCGCGACGTACAAAGACATCCAATGCCAGTCCCAACAATGCCATCTACTGGACACAGTCTTTTGCTCGGCCCGACCAGCCATTCCGAACTTGTGCAACTACACCTACGGTTATGCGAGCGCTTCCTTAACGCAGGGCTTTCTCGCTACAGAAAAGATCACCCTGACTTCTAACACAGGTCAGCCCGTTTCCATACCGAATATTGTGTTTGGATGCGGGCACAATAATACAGGAGGCTTCAACGAGAATGAGATGGGCTTAATCGGGCTTGGGAAGGGGCCCATCTCTTTCATCTCGCAGATGGGGTCCGCCTTCGGCGCCAGGAGGTTCTCCCAGTGTTTAGTCCCGTTCCACACTGACCCTAGCATCTCGAGCAAAATGAGCTTTGGGGTTGGGAGTGAGGTTAAGGGCCCCGGAGTGGTCTCAACTCCTATGGTACATTTGCAGGATCCGACCTACTACTTCGCGACATTATATGGCATCAGCGTCGGTGACAAGTACCTTCCGTTCAACTCTTCTGGGACAGTCTCCAAAGGGAACATGTTTTTGGACTCAGGGACGCCTCCTACGATTGTCCCCACTGATTTCTACAACCGATTGGAGTCGGAAGTGAGGAGCCAAGTAAAGTTGACCCCAATCGATGACCCGCAGCTCAGGCCACAGCTCTGCTATGGGAATGATATTCAAGCTCAAGGGCCTATTCTGACAGCACATTTCGACCAGAATGCAGACTTAAAATTGACACAAAAGAGCATATTCATCGAGGCAAAGCCCGGGATTTTTTGCTTCGCTATGGTGCCAACCAATAGCAGTGGCGGTATATACGGCAACTTTGTTCAGACGGATTACTTGATTGGGTTCGATATAGATAAGAGTGTGATCTCTTTCAAGCAGACTG TCAGCTTCGAcgaacagtccatcgagtcgacCTGC ggatgctATGCTCGGCCTCTTCGACAAAGTCCGTCAGCACACGAGGATCCCACCGAGTCTTCGCAAACCAAGACCAGCACACCTGCTAGGACATTCCCCACTTCAGGCACAGCCACCATGGTCGACCTCACCAACAACATGATTGATCACCTTCGCCGGTAA
- the LOC116205484 gene encoding thaumatin-like protein 1, with protein sequence MAKFPFLISALVVMFSPLLFIRGVEPTTFTVVNKCDYTVWPGILANAGKPAVSTTSFALQKGEFRAISPRTNAGRPSEAETRRGR encoded by the exons ATGGCCAAATTTCCATTCTTGATTTCAGCTTTGGTTGTGATGTTCTCTCCGTTATTGTTCATCCGAG GGGTGGAACCGACAACCTTTACGGTCGTGAACAAGTGCGATTACACGGTGTGGCCGGGGATACTGGCAAATGCCGGCAAGCCGGCGGTTTCCACCACCAGCTTCGCCCTCCAGAAGGGCGAGTTCCGAGCCATCTCCCCCCGAACAAATGCAGGGAGGCCATCGGAGGCAGAAACGAGAAGGGGAAGGTAA